Proteins co-encoded in one Xiphophorus couchianus chromosome 16, X_couchianus-1.0, whole genome shotgun sequence genomic window:
- the desi1a gene encoding desumoylating isopeptidase 1 isoform X2, which translates to MDKNIPRYNVQLYIYDLSRGMARSLSPIMLGKQLDGIWHTAIVAYGDEFFFGGEGISSCSPGGTMLGPPDTVVELGETEVTEEIFMDYLSSLGETTGDRYRLFEHNCNTFTNEVAQFLTGRTIPSYITDLPSEVLSTPFGQILRPILDSIHIAPPGGNVINGGRNI; encoded by the exons ATGGATAAAAATATACCTCGGTACAATGTTCAACTGTATATTTACGACCTGTCAAGAGGAATGGCTCGCAGCCTTAGTCCTATCATGTTGG GTAAACAGCTGGACGGTATATG GCACACAGCTATAGTGGCATATGGTGATGAGTTCTTCTTTGGAGGGGAGGGCATCTCCAGCTGTTCACCG GGAGGGACGATGCTGGGGCCTCCGGACACGGTGGTGGAGCTGGGCGAGACCGAAGTGACAGAGGAGATCTTTATGGACTACCTCTCCTCTCTCGGAGAAACAAC AGGCGACAGGTATCGTCTGTTTGAGCACAACTGCAACACGTTCACCAACGAGGTGGCCCAGTTCCTGACAGGCAGGACCATCCCGTCGTACATCACAGACCTGCCGTCAGAGGTCCTCTCCAC ACCGTTCGGCCAAATCCTTCGACCAATCCTCGACTCCATTCACATCGCCCCGCCCGGAGGCAACGTCATCAACGGTGGAAGAAACATCTAA
- the desi1a gene encoding desumoylating isopeptidase 1 isoform X1 codes for MDKNIPRYNVQLYIYDLSRGMARSLSPIMLGKQLDGIWHTAIVAYGDEFFFGGEGISSCSPGGTMLGPPDTVVELGETEVTEEIFMDYLSSLGETTYRGDRYRLFEHNCNTFTNEVAQFLTGRTIPSYITDLPSEVLSTPFGQILRPILDSIHIAPPGGNVINGGRNI; via the exons ATGGATAAAAATATACCTCGGTACAATGTTCAACTGTATATTTACGACCTGTCAAGAGGAATGGCTCGCAGCCTTAGTCCTATCATGTTGG GTAAACAGCTGGACGGTATATG GCACACAGCTATAGTGGCATATGGTGATGAGTTCTTCTTTGGAGGGGAGGGCATCTCCAGCTGTTCACCG GGAGGGACGATGCTGGGGCCTCCGGACACGGTGGTGGAGCTGGGCGAGACCGAAGTGACAGAGGAGATCTTTATGGACTACCTCTCCTCTCTCGGAGAAACAACGTACAG AGGCGACAGGTATCGTCTGTTTGAGCACAACTGCAACACGTTCACCAACGAGGTGGCCCAGTTCCTGACAGGCAGGACCATCCCGTCGTACATCACAGACCTGCCGTCAGAGGTCCTCTCCAC ACCGTTCGGCCAAATCCTTCGACCAATCCTCGACTCCATTCACATCGCCCCGCCCGGAGGCAACGTCATCAACGGTGGAAGAAACATCTAA